The Chiroxiphia lanceolata isolate bChiLan1 chromosome 4, bChiLan1.pri, whole genome shotgun sequence genome contains a region encoding:
- the PCM1 gene encoding pericentriolar material 1 protein isoform X18: protein MATGGGPFEEGMNDQDLPSWSNESLDDRLNNTDWGSQQKKANRSSEKNKKKLSGEAETRLTNDISPESSPGMGRRKTRTPHSFPHARYMTQMSVPEQAELERLKQRINFSDLDQRSIGSDSQGRATAANNKRQLNESKKPFNFLSMQINTNKSKDPASGSQKKESGVSAQCKELFGAALSKDFLQNCQVSTQEDGRGEQMMDSSQARDPQQEAKEELENLKKQHDLLKRMLQQQEQLKALQGRQAALLALQHKAEQAIAVLDDSVVTETTGSVSGVSLTSELNEELNDLIQRFHNQLHDSQTQSVPDNRRQAESLSLTREISQSRNSSVSEHQSDEKAQLFNKMRMLQGKKQKMDKLLGELHTLRDQHLNNSSFFPASGSPQRSIDQRSTTSAASGPVGIVTVVNGEPNSLASAPYPPDSLVSQNESEEDDNLNPTEKLQKLNEVRKRLNELRELVHYYEQTSDMMTDAVNENTKEEEETEESESDSEHEDPQPVTNIRNPQGISSWSEINSNSNVQCGSNNRDGRHLNTDCEINNRSAANIRTLKMSSALDCHNRENDKDLDLPQGEDDEVEEDRVSEDSVSSHRSSLGDAAGDAEFEQKINRLIAAKQKLRRLQNLAAMVQDDDSEAQGTIANASNIDDLLGEMEETKQQPNNVRPSTSKLKKDVRLNEKAREKFYEAKLQQQQRELKQLQEERRKLIEIQEKIQVLQKACPDLQLSAGLSKCPANRQTSQATLTPAMNEFNTAGKPLCDQSVTVGNELWSEMRRHEILREELRQRRKQLEALMAEDQRRRELAETISTVAASVKSEGSEAQCTPQQNKTEKTMATWGGSTQCALEEENGDEDGYVSDGVGQAEEEEEDASSLNDSFSIYPNNNIPENAYFVKENKDRWKNCRPLSADGNYRPVSKARQHQNISMRRQENLRWISELSYVEEKEQWQEQINQLKKQHEFSVSICQTLMQDQQTLSCLLQTLLTGPYSMMPNNVASSQVHLIMHQLNQCYTQLTWQQSNVQRLKQMLNDLMRQQEQQCQEKPSRKERGSSAPPPPSPVFCPFSFPPQPVNLINVPGFTNFSSFAPGINYNPVFPSGFGDFVHNISPHSSDQQEQQHPLDNNASGKTEYMAFPKPFESSSSNGTENQRSHRQPEEEMEKRSTWFNDSQEMKKDDQFQLRAGFAVSVQNVASGHKNQSDMSQRREFDEESLESFSSMPDPVDPTTVTKTFRSRKASAQASLASKDKTPKSKNKRKSSSQLKGRIKNTGYESASASSVCEPCKSTKSRQSDEVVHAKVFSKRNREQLEKIIKYSRSTEMSSETGSDLSMFEALRDTIYSEVATLISQNESRPHFLIELFHELQLLNTDYLRQRALYALQDIVTRHLSENNEKGKCAKSLNSATWMASNSELTPSESLASTDDETFGKNFPTEACQDCEQNDADNGSTMSTSSNFEPFATDDLGNTVIHLDKALSWMREYERMKIEAESTLDSEGCSSNFQGASTAKLEGPGTSECQPMAQSSEVSAIPCPRIDTQQLDRQIKAIMKEVIPFLKEHMDEVCSSQLLTSVRRMVLTLTQQNDESKEFVKFFHKQLGSILQDSLAKFAGRKLKDCGEDLLVEISEVLFNELAFFKLMQDLDNNSISVKQRCKRKIETTEAIQSYAKEAKKGLQVDVCSSAEDVDEDKDKDETEMVKQVQDSEMCAGNGVPESNRSDASDQEEDEESDSGPVAISLSKAETQPLTNYGSGEDENEDEEIEFEEGPVDVQTSLQASSETTTENEQNSNQELSKAKSSEILSSEQESVNIKGEQDVATIVPHYLNVKENTPPLTINTPESFIAATVKTEESSSSLPVNETQTLDTTCAGNKSGASSESSMAGSPDTESPVLVNEYEAGSGNVSQKSDEDDFVKVEDLPLKLAVYSEADLMKKMETEAQTNSLSDELLDGGGARDQELVGDAQTLKEPEAFGTQNA from the exons ATGGCAACAGGAGGTGGTCCCTTTGAAGAAGGCATGAATGATCAGGACTTGCCCAGCTGGAGCAATGAGAGCCTTGATGACCGGCTGAACAACACG GACTGGGGAAGTcaacagaagaaagcaaacagatcttcagaaaaaaacaagaaaaagcttAGTGGAGAAGCTGAAACAAGGCTTACTAATGATATATCTCCAGAATCCTCACCTGGAATGGGACGACGGAAGACCAGAACTCCTCATAGTTTTCCTCATGCTCGGTACATGACCCAGATGTCTGTTCCAGAGCAGGCTGAACTAGAAAGGCTTAAACAAAGAATAAACTTCAGTGATCTGGATCAG AGAAGCATTGGAAGTGACTCTCAAGGCAGGGCAACGGCTGCTAACAACAAACGTCAActtaatgaaagcaaaaaaccaTTCAACTTCCTATCAATGCAGATTAACACTAACAAAAGCAAAGATCCTGCCTCAGGTtcccagaaaaaggaaagtgggGTTTCAGCGCAGTGTAAAGAGTTGtttggagctgctctgagcaaGGATTTCTTGCAAAATTGTCAAGTCTCTACTCAAGAAGATGGAAGAGGAGAACAAATGATGGATAGTAGCCAG GCCAGAGATCCTCAACAGGAAGCGAAAGAGGAGTTGGAGAACTTGAAAAAGCAGCATGATTTATTGAAAAGGATGCTACAACAGCAGGAGCAGTTGAAGGCTCTTCAAGGGAGACAGGCAGCTCTTCTTGCTTTGCAGCATAAAGCAGAGCAAGCCATTGCTGTCCTGGATGATTCTG TTGTAACAGAGACTACAGGCAGTGTTTCAGGAGTAAGCCTTACATCAGAACTGAATGAAGAATTGAATGACTTAATTCAGCGCTTTCACAACCAACTTCATGATTCTCAG ACACAATCTGTGCCAGATAATAGAAGGCAAGCAGAAAGTCTTTCACTTACCAGAGAGATTTCACAAAGCAGAAACTCTTCGGTGTCTGAACACCAGTCAGATGAGAAGGCACAGCTTTTTAACAAGATGCGAATGTTGCAGggtaaaaagcaaaaaatggaCAAACTATTGGGAGAACTTCATACTCTTCGTGACCAACATCTAAATAACTCCTCCT TTTTTCCTGCTTCAGGTTCTCCTCAAAGGAGTATTGATCAAAGAAGTACAACTTCAGCTGCTTCTGGTCCTGTAGGCATAGTAACTGTTGTCAATGGAGAACCAAATAGCCTGGCATCTGCTCCCTATCCTCCTGATTCCCTCGTTTCTCAAAATGAGAGTGAAGAGGATGACAATCTAAATCCAACAGAAAAGCTTCA gaagCTAAATGAGGTTCGTAAGAGGCTGAACGAGTTACGTGAGTTAGTTCACTACTATGAGCAAACATCTGATATGATGACAGATGCTGTAAATGAAAACActaaggaggaggaagaaacagaagaatcaGAAAGTGATTCAGAACATGAGGATCCACAGCCTGTTACAAATATTAG AAACCCTCAAGGAATCAGTAGTTGGAGTGAAATAAATAGCAACTCAAATGTACAGTGTGGAAGTAATAACAGAGATGGAAGACACCTTAATACAGACTGTGAAATAAACAACCGATCTGCTGCTAATATAAGGACTCTAAAGATGTCTTCTGCTCTAG ACTGTCATAATAGGGAGAATGACAAAGACCTTGATCTACCCCAaggtgaagatgatgaagtGGAAGAAGACAGAGTTAGTGAAGATTCCGTGTCTAGTCACAGAAGCAGCCTGGGTGATGCTGCTGGAGATGCTGAGTTTGAGCAGAAGATCAATAGGCTTATAGCTGCAAAACAGAAACTTAGACGGTTACAAAACCTTGCTGCTATGGTGCag GATGATGATTCAGAAGCTCAAGGAACAATTGCAAATGCATCTAATATTGATGACTTGTTGGGTGAGATGGAAGAGACAAAGCAACAACCAAACAATGTCCGACCTAGTACcagcaagttaaaaaaagatGTACGACTGAATGAAAAAGCAAG AGAGAAGTTTTATGAAGCtaaacttcagcagcagcaacgGGAGCTTAAGCAGttacaagaagaaagaagaaaactaattgaaattcaagaaaaaattcaaGTGTTACAGAAAGCTTGTCCTGACCTTCAA TTGTCAGCTGGCCTGAGTAAGTGCCCAGCAAATAGACAGACTTCACAAGCGACACTGACTCCAGCCATGAATGAGTTTAACACAGCTGGCAAGCCTTTATGTGATCAGTCTGTAACAGTAGGCAATGAG TTATGGTCTGAGATGAGAAGACATGAGATTTTAAGAGAAGAACTGCgacagagaagaaagcaacTTGAAGCTTTAATGGCTGAAGATCAGAGGAGGAGAGAGCTCGCAGAAACAATATCTACTGTAGCTGCATCTGTTAAAAGTGAAGGATCAGAAGCTCAGTGTACTCCACAGCAGAATAAGACAGAAAA GACAATGGCTACCTGGGGAGGTTCTACCCAGTGTGCACTAGAGGAAGAGAATGGAGATGAAGACGGTTATGTCTCTGATGGAGTTGGTCAggcagaagaagaggaagaagatgcATCAAGTTTGAATGACAGCTTCTCTATTTATCCCAATAACAACATACCAGAAAATGCCtattttgttaaagaaaacaaggataG GTGGAAAAACTGCCGTCCTCTTTCAGCAGATGGGAATTACCGTCCAGTGTCTAAGGCCAGGCAACACCAAAACATAAGTATGCGGCGTCAGGAGAACCTTCGGTGGATATCTGAACTTTCTTATgtggaagaaaaggaacaatGGCAAGAGCAGATCAATCAGTTGAAGAAACAGCATGAATTTAGTGTCAGCATTTGTCAAACTTTGATGCAGGATCAGCAG aCCCTCTCTTGCCTTCTACAGACATTGCTTACAGGCCCATACAGTATGATGCCAAATAATGTTGCATCTTCACAAGTACATCTTATTATGCATCAATTAAACCAGTGTTACACTCAACTGACTTGGCAGCAGAGTAATGTCCAAAG gCTGAAACAAATGTTAAATGATCTTATGCGCCAGCAAGAACAACAGTGTCAAGAGAAGCCatcaagaaaggagagaggcagTAGTGCACCACCGCCTCCATCTCCTGTTTTCTGTCCATTCAGCTTTCCTCCCCAACCTGTGAACCTCATCAATGTTCCAGGATTTActaatttttcctcctttgctccag GTATTAATTATAATCCAGTGTTCCCTTCTGGTTTTGGAGATTTTGTACACAATATTTCCCCACACAGCAGTGATCAGCAGGAGCAACAACATCCTCTAGATAATAATGCTTCTGGTAAAACTGAGTATATGGCATTCCCCAAACCTTTTGAAAGCAGTTCTTCTAATGGAACAGAAAACCAAAG GAGTCATAGACAACCTgaagaggaaatggaaaaaagatcAACTTGGTTTAATGATagccaggaaatgaaaaaagatgATCAGTTTCAGCTGAGAGCAGGTTTTGCAGTTTCAGTACAAAATGTTGCTTCTGGTCACAAAAATCAGTCTGATATGAGCCAGAGAAGAGAGTTTGATGAAGAGTCTTTGGAGAGTTTTAGTAGCATGCCTGATCCAGTAGACCCAACGACTGTGACAAAAACATTTAGGTCTAGAAAAGCATCAGCACAAGCAAGCTTGGCATCAAAAGATAAAACGCCCAAATCAAAGAATAAGAGGAAGAGTTCTTCTCAGCTAAAAGgcagaattaaaaatactg GTTATGAAAGTGCAAGTGCTTCTAGTGTGTGTGAACCCTGCAAGAGCACTAAAAGCAGGCAGTCTGATGAGGTGGTTCATGCAAAGGTGTTCAGCAAAAGGAATCgggaacagctggaaaaaataattaaatacagtAGATCTACAGAAATGTCTTCAG aaactgGTAGTGATCTTTCTATGTTTGAAGCTTTGCGAGACACAATTTATTCTGAAGTGGCAACTCTTATTTCACAAAATGAGTCTCGTCCCCACTTTCTTATTGAACTTTTCCATGAGCTTCAGCTGCTAAATACAGATTATCTGAGGCAAAGGGCTCTGTATGCTTTACAG GATATAGTAACCAGACATTTATCAGAGAACAATGAAAAAGGGAAGTGTGCAAAATCACTGAATTCTGCAACATGGATGGCATCAAATTCTGAACTCACTCCCAGTGAAAGCCTTGCCTCTACAGATGAT GAAACTTTTGGCAAGAACTTTCCTACAGAAGCATGTCAAGATTGTGAACAAAATGATGCAGACAATGGGAGTACTATGTCTACATCTTCAAATTTTGAACCCTTTGCCACTGATGACCTTG GGAACACAGTGATTCACTTAGATAAAGCTTTGTCTTGGATGAGGGAATATGAGCGTATGAAAATTGAAGCTGAAAGTACCCTTGACTCTGAGGGCTGCTCTAGTAATTTTCAGGGTGCTTCTACTGCTAAATTAGAAG GTCCAGGTACCAGTGAATGTCAGCCTATGGCACAGTCAAGTGAAGTTTCTGCTATTCCATGTCCTCGTATAGATACTCAGCAGCTTGACCGGCAGATTAAAGCAATTATGAAAGAGGTTATTCCTTTTCTGAAG GAACACATGGATGAAGTATGTTCTTCTCAGTTACTGACATCAGTAAGACGTATGGTCTTGACTCTTACACAACAAAATGATGAAAGTAAAGAATTTGTGAAGTTCTTTCATAAGCAACTTGGCAGTATACTTCAG gATTCACTGGCGAAATTTGCTGGTAGAAAATTAAAAGACTGTGGCGAGGATCTTCTTGTGGAGATCTCTGAAGTGTTATTTAATGAATTAGCCTTTTTTAAACTTATGCAAGACTTGGACAACAACAGTATTTCTGTAAAGCAGAGGTGTAAACGAAAAATAGAAACTACTGAAGCGATACAGTCTTATGCTAAagag GCAAAAAAAGGTCTCCAGGTGGATGTTTGTTCATCTGCTGAAGATGTCGATGAGGACAAA GACAAGGatgagactgaaatggttaaacAAGTACAGGACTCAGAAATGTGTGCTGGTAATGGAGTTCCCGAAAGCAATAGGTCTGATGCGTCTGAtcaagaggaagatgaggaaagTGATAGTGGTCCAGTGGCAATAA GTTTATCAAAAGCAGAAACCCAACCTCTGACTAACTATGGCAGTGGAGAAGATGAGaatgaagatgaagaaattgAATTTGAGGAAGGACCTGTTGATGTGCAGACATCACTACAAGCCAGCAGTGAAACAACAACTGAAAATGAACAG AATTCAAACCAAGAATTGAGTAAGGCAAAAAGCAGTGAGATTTTGTCATCAGAACAAGAATCTGTTAATATTAAAG GTGAACAAGATGTGGCTACAATTGTGCCTCATTACCTCAATGTCAAGGAGAATACACCACCTTTAACAATCAATACCCCAGAATCCTTTATAGCAGCCactgtgaaaacagaagaatcAAGCTCATCTTTACCAGTAAATGAAACACAAACATTAGATACCACATGTGCAGGAAACAAATCCGGTGCAAGTTCTGAAAGCTCCATGGCTGGCAGCCCTGATACGGAGTCCCCTGTGCTGGTGAATGAATAT GAAGCTGGTTCTGGAAATGTAAGTCAAAAATCTGATGAAGATGACTTTGTGAAGGTTGAAGACTTGCCCCTCAAACTTGCTGTATATTCAGAG GCAgatttaatgaagaaaatggaaacagaggCACAAACCAACAGTTTGTCTGATGAATTACTGGATGGAGGTGGAGCTCGAGATCAAGAATTAGTAGGAGATGCCCAAACTTTGAAAGAACCtg